In the genome of Campylobacter helveticus, the window CTTCTATCGTGGCGCAGCTTTTATTTTTAGAAGCGGAGGACCCACAAAAGGACATTTATCTTTATATCAATTCTCCCGGTGGGGTGATAACAAGCGGTTTTAGCATTTATGATACGATGAATTACATTAAGCCCGATATTTGCACTATTTGCATAGGACAGGCTGCTTCTATGGGGGCGTTTTTGTTAAGTTGTGGAACGAAAGAAAAGCGTTTTGCCTTGCCAAATTCGCGCATTATGATTCATCAGCCTTTAGGTGGAGCAAGAGGACAAGCCACAGATATAGAAATTCAAGCGAAAGAAATTTTAAGACTTAAAACCATACTTAATGAAATTTTAGCTAAAAACACAGGGCAAAAAGTCGCAAAAATTTCTAAGGACACTGAAAGAGACTTTTTTATGAGTGCGTTGGAAGCTAAAGAATATGGGCTTATCGATAAGGTTTTGGAAAAGAGCTTTAAGTAGGGTATTGTGGTAAGAAAAATCATCACTTATCCAAATAAAAGGCTTTTTTTAAAGTCCTCTCTTGTGGAGAAATTTGATAAAGAGCTTCACACTTTGCTTGATGATATGTATGACACGATGGTTGCAAGTAGTGGAGTGGGGCTTGCGGCAATTCAGGTGGATGTGCCTTTGAGGGTTTTTATCGTTAATATTATTGACGAAAATGAAGAGCAAAAAAAAGAAGATTTATTAGAAGTTATTAATCCCATCATCACGCCTTTAGATGAGGAGTTTGTCGTTTGCACGGAGGGGTGTTTGAGTGTGCCTGATTTTTTCGAAGAGGTGCAAAGGTATCGTAGAATTTTACTGAAATATCAAGATAGATTCGGTGTAGCTAAAGAGCTTGAGACTGAGGACTTTTTAGCTGTGGCAATTCAGCACGAAAATGACCATTTAGACGGACATTTGTTTATAGAAAAGCTCCCTTTTTCTAAACGCGAAAAATTTAATAAAGAATTTAAAAAGCAGCGTAAAATCAAAAAAACGCAATGAAAAAATTTAAGTGCCTAAGTTTTAGCGAAGAATTAGACCTTATCGATGTAGAAAGCGTTTTTACAAGGGGACTTCCAAGCCTTAGTATAGTGGGTTTGCCAAATTCTGCCATTAAAGAGAGCATTGAGCGCATTAAAGCGACTCTTTTGACTTGCGATTTTTCTTTCCCTGCTAAGAAAATTACCATTAATTTAAGCCCCTCTGGCATCCCTAAAAAAGGCTCACATTTTGACCTTGCCATTGCACTTTTGATTTTGTTGCAAAATGAAGAAAAACTTGAAGATTTTTTCGTCGTAGGGGAGCTTGGGCTTGATGGAAGCATTAAAAGCACCAATGAGCTTTTTTCTTTGCTTTTATTTTTAAGCACTAAGGTTGAAAAAGCAAGGGTCATCGTGCCTAAAAGCCTTGCTTTAAAAGCTTGTATGATACCGAATTTAGAAATTTATGGTTTGGAAAATTTGTTTGAGGCTTTAGAATTTTTTAAGACAAAAAATTATGAAAAATTTAAATTGAGTGCAACGCACCCTCTTTTTACTCAACCCATCTTTATAGAAAATGAACTTTATATTAAAAATGATGAATTTGAGCTTGATTTTATCGATGTTAAAGGGCAAGAACTTGCTAAAAAAGCTTGCATTATCGCTGCTCTTGGTATGCACAATATGCTTTTTGAAGGAAGTGCTGGAAGTGGCAAAAGTATGTGTGCGAAAAGGCTTGTTTATATTATGCCGCCTCAAAGTTTAAGTGAAATTTTAATGCAAAATGCCTATATGTCTTTAAATTCTAAGGATTGTGAATTTGCTAAAAAGCGTGTTTTTAGGCATCCACATCACACCAGCACGAGGGCGAGTATTTTTGGTGGAGGAACGACAAATGCGAAGATAGGCGAAGTGGCTTTGGCAAATGGCGGTGTGCTGTTTTTTGATGAATTTCCGCATTTTTCTAAGCAAGTGATAGAAAGCTTAAGAGAGCCTTTAGAGGATAATGAAATTCACATTTCAAGAGTTAATTCTAAAATCACCTATCAAACTAAATTTGCTTTCATCGCCGCGCAAAATCCTTGCCCTTGCGGAAATTTATTTTCTAAGCATTTTACTTGTGTTTGCACGGAAAATGAAGTGAAAAAATATAAGGCACGCATTTCAACGCCCATTTTAGACAGGATAGACCTCTATGTAGCGATGGACGAGATAGACAAAAATGATAAGTCAAGTTTAAGCTCCGCACAAATGAGCGATTTAGTTTTAGAGGCTTTTAGCTTTTCTAAAAAAAGAGGACAGAAAGAATTTAATGGTAAATTAAAAGATGAGGATTTGAAGCATTTTTGCATTTTGAGCAAAGAGGCTCAAGATGTGCTAGATATGGCTATATCGCGTTTTAAGCTTTCACAACGCTCGATTAATAAAACCTTAAAAGTCGCTAGAAGCTGTGCGGATTTAAAACAAAGCGAAGTGATTGAAAAAAGCCACATTTTAGAGGCTTTGAGTTTTAGGATTAAAGATGTATGAGGGCGCGATTTTAGCACTTTTGCTACTTTTAGTGCTAAGTTTTGGAATTTTTTATAGGATTAAAAAACAAAATGAAATTTTGGCTTTAAAAAAAGAATGCGAAATAAAGCAAGAAAATTTATATAAAATGCTTTCTAAATGCGAAATTTTAGAGGCTTTACTAAAAGAAAAAGAGGTGCAATATAAAGAATTTTCCACCTTGCAATTGAAAGAAAAAGAGAGCTTAAAACAAGAATATGTAAAAAATTTAAACGCCTTAGAGCAAAAGCTAGAAAATAATTTGCAAAAGCAAAATTTAAATTATTTAAATCAAAATAAAATAATGCTTAATGAGGATATCAAAAAGCTTTTGGAAGAAATTTTTGTGCCTGTGAAAAAGAGTGTGAGAGAGTATAGTGAAAGATTAGCCCATAATGAAACCAGCCTTAAAAATAATATCACGCATTTGTTTGAGTATTCTCAAAATATTAAAGCAAATGCCGATAAACTCGCCACTATCCTTAAGGGCGATAAAAAAATTCGCGGGAATTTTGCCGAGCTTCAACTTCAAAATGTTTTAGAAAATAGCGGACTTATCAAAGATGAGCAATACAGACTTCAAGTTGCTTTCAAAAAAGAGGAAAAAAGCTATATCGCCGATGCTATCGTTTTTTTAGAACCGCAAAAAAACATCATCATCGATGCGAAATTTCCCCTGCCAAATGACTTTGATTTTAGCGATTTAAATGAACGCGTTTGTAAAGAACTTGCTTTTAATCTTAAAGAGAGGATTGATGAGCTTGCTAAAAAGCCTTATGCAAAATATGATACTTATACTTATGATTTTGTCTTGCTTTTTATCCCTTATCAAAATCTTTTAGACCTTGCCCTTAGCGTTGATGCCTCGCTCTATCAATACGCTTATAAGAAAAAAATTTATCTCACCACACCTAACACGCTTTTTATGGCACTTAATACCATAAACATCTCGTGGAAGCACATCAAAAGTAATGAAAATATCCTTAAAGCCTTTGATGAGCTTGGCAAATTTCACGATAAATTTGTGGGAGTTTTGGAGGATTTTACCAAGCTTCAAAATGCAAGTAAAAGTCTTAATGCTCAAATAGAAAATATGCAAAATAAGCTTTTCTCAGGCACAGGAAATTTAAGCACGAGAGTTGTTAAGCTTAAAGAATTAGGCGCTAAAACGCAAAAAAGTTTAGAAAAATGGAGCGAGGAATGAAAGCTGTTGTGAAAGAGAGCGCTAGTCTTGACTTAAGGGCGATGAATTTGGGGCTTGATGAGCTTGTCTTAATGGAAAATGCTGGAATTGCTTTGGCGAATTTGATTAAAAAAAATACAAAAAAGCTTAGAAATAAAAAGGTGCTTTTTTTACTTGGTGGGGGGAATAATGCAGCCGATGGGCTTGTAGCTTTGCGTCATCTAAAAAAAGCTAAGGCTTATAAAATGGGCTTTAAAGAAAATAAGATGTTTGCAAAACAAGAGCAAATTTTAAAAAATTATGAGCTTTCTTTTCTTGTTAAAGAGCCTAAAATCAAACATTATGGGGTGATAGTGGATTGTATTTTTGGAAGTGGTTTTAGGGGTGCGTTAGATGAGAAAACGACAAATTTTTTAAGAAAAATCAACAAAAGTAAAGCCCTTAAAATCGCCTGTGATGTGCCGAGTGGTTTGGGAAGTGCGTTTTGCTTTAAGGCGGATATTACCCTTAGTATGGGGGCGTTTAAAGAACTCTTACTTGAGGACTTTACAAAGGAATTTGTGGGGCGACTTAAACTTGCAAAACTTGGAATTTCGCATAAACTTTTTAGTGGCGAAGTTAAGACTTATTTGCTTAAAAAAAAAGATTTAAGGTTAATTAAAAGAAAAATAAGTGCTAATAAGGGCGATTATGGGCATATCGCCATAGTGGGAAATGGTGGAGCGGCGAATTTAGCAGGACTTGCGGCTTTAAATTTTGGTGCCGGGTTGGTCTCTCTTATAGGACAAAAGGCAAATTCTGCACTTTTGATGGAAAAAGAAGAGCTAAATGCGAATTTTAGCGTGGCAGCTCTTGGGATGGGGCTTTTAAATTTAGAGCTTTTAAAAGATAAAAATTTAAGCAAAATGCCTTTAATTTTAGACGCTAATGCTTTTTTAGATGAGGCTATTTTACCTTTTTTACAAAGAGAAGATGTGGTTTTGACCCCACATCCTAAGGAATTTACAAGACTTTTTAAAATATGCTTTAATGAGGATTTAAGTGTGGAAAAATTGCAAAAAAATCGCTTTTTTTATGTGGAAAAATTCACACAAATTTATCCTTGCGTTTTGGTTTTAAAGGGGGCAAATACCATCATCGCGCAAAAAGATAGGCGATTTGTTGTAAATCTTGGTAATGCAAATTTGGCAAAGGGTGGAAGTGGCGATGTATTAGCAGGGATGATAGCCACGCTTTTAGGAGCTAAATTTAGCCCTTTAAAAGCAGCGAAAAATGCCGTCTTAGCACACGCTTTAGTCGCGAGAAAATACAAATTTAACGCAAATAGCTTTGATGCTTTAAAACTGATAAAGGGGTTAAAATGCTTATAAAACTTGCTGTGCTTTTTAGTGGAAATGGAAGTAATTTAGAAAACATACTTAGCAAACTTCATCAAAAAACTTTTGGTAAGAATACTTTTGAGGTGGTGCTTTGCTTGTGTAATAAAAAAGAAGCTTATGGCATTAAAAGAGCTAGGAAATTTGGGCTTGAAAGTGTGATTGTCGAGCATCAAAATTATAAGAGTCGTGAGGAATTTGATAAGGCTGTGGTTGAAAAGATAAAAGAGAGTGGGGCGGACTTGACGATTTTGGCGGGTTTTATGCGAATTTTAAGTCCTGTTTTTACGCAAAATATTAAGGCGGTTAATCTTCATCCCTCTCTTTTACCTCTTTTTAAAGGTGCAAATGCCATAAAGCAAAGTTATGAAAGCGATATGAAAGTCGCTGGTGTGAGTGTGCATTGGGTCAGTGAGGAGCTTGACGGCGGGAAAATCATCGCACAAAAGGCTTTTGAAAAGAAAAATCTAACTTATGAGGAATTTGAGGAAAAAATTCACGCTTTGGAGTATGAATTACTACCCCAAAGCGTCATTGAGCTTTTTTGCAAAAATTTATAGCCCCCACAAAAGAGCGTGGGGGTTAATAAAGAAAACTAGAACTTCTTCTTCTTCACATCTTCAAGGATATTATTTGCTATATCACTAACATTATTAGAGATGATAGCACTTTCATTAGCTATTTCTACATTATCTTTAGTGGTTTGGTCGATTTGAGCTACACTTTCATTGATTTGAGTGATACCTGCAGTTTGCTCTTTAATACTTTCTGCCATATCATTGATAGATTGAACGAGAAGGTTAGTGTTTGCTTCTATCTCACTTAAAGACTTTTGGGTTCTTTCAGCTAGTTTTCTAACTTCATCAGCCACAACGGCAAAGCCTCTTCCGTGTTCTCCTGCTCTTGCAGCTTCTATGGCAGCATTTAAAGCTAGAAGATTGATTTGGTCAGCTATATCACCTATAATGCTTGTTACATTTTTAATCTCTTCACTTTGAGTGATAACATCACTTGTCTTTTGAGAGACATTTTGCATAGAGGAAGTAATCTCTTCTAAAGCAGCAGCTGTTTCTTCTAAAGAAGCTGCTTGAGAATTTGAACTTGTTGTTAAGTTTTGCACAGCGTTTTGAAGTTTGGAGCTTTCATTGGCTAAAGAATTTGCAAAATCTGAGCTTTGTTTTAGCATTTTGATGATTTCTTCGCCTAAGGTATTAGTTGTTACTTCTACACTACCTGTTGCATCTTCAATTCTATTTCTAAAGTCAAGTCTTTTAAATTCTTCAAAGATAGAATGAATTTTATTCATATCTTTACCCACTCTAGCTTGTAAAACATCAAGAATATTATTTAAAACATTTTTGAGTTCTATAAGTTGTGGGTTTCTAGGATTAGCTGTGATTCTTGCAGTGAGGTTACCATTTTCTACTATGCCTACTGTTTCTACGCTTTCTTTGACGGCTTGTTTATCTTGGTCAAGTCCTTGTTTAGTTGCAAGGATATTTTCATTAAGCATTTTGCCTATCGCACCTAGTTCATCGTCGGCATTTATTTTTATGATGTGTGGCTCTACCTTTTCGTGATTTAAGAAACGGAACAGAGTTTCTAAAGATTTCACAAGGATAGGAAGTCTAGCCCCTATAATCACTCTAACGCAATAATAAACTACGGCGATTACGGCGATTAAGAAGATAATCCCTATCGCAACGAAAATAAATTGCATTTTATATAAAGGTGCTAAAACTGAGGCTTTTGGTGCTGTGGTTAATATACTCCATTTACTAGAATTATCTAGCGTTGTAAAAGAAGCTATGGCGACAAAACTTTCTTCCCCAGATGAAGAAGTGTAGTTTTCAAAAAGAAAATCTTTATTTTCCTTAACGGCATTTACAATTTCTTTTGTTTGCGGACTAGAGCTAATTTCAGCTAAATTTTTAAGTAGTAAAGATAAATTTGTGCTATGAACTGCCACGGTGCTATCTTCACTAAGCAAGACTCTAATATTACCATCATACAAATCCAAAATAGGGTCCATTAGTGTCGTTGAAAAACTTTGTAAGTCAAAAACAAATCCCACGCAACCTATATATTTGCCATTTGTGTCAAATACTGGCATAGCGATATTAACACCTATAAATTCACCACGCCCCATGTCAAGTTTAGCAGGAACTCCTACATAAACTTTGTCATAATCCGCAGTTTTAGCTTCATTACGAATTCTTTGAACGACTGGGAAAGATTTGATTTTTTCAGAAAATTGCAGGGTTTCTATGCCACCGGATTTTTCCACAGCTGTATCCACAAATTCCATACCAAAAGTGCCTTTTTCGCTTCTATATTGTTTTTTCACATTAGTATCGCCAAGTATCGCACTATCTTCTAAAAGGAAAAAGGCAAAAGTGGCTTCACTAGAGGAATCAAAGGTATTTTTTATAACATTTTCCACATCGTTAAAGTCAAATCCGTTTTTACGAATATCTTCATTTATCGTTCTTGAGGCGGACTTAACCAAAGCGATAGTTTCGTTAAGCTTTGCTTCTATGTAGTTTGCGTAGCGTTTGGAAGCTTGCATTAAAACCTTATCCATTTGCTCTTTCATATTTGAAGAGACCTGAACGGAAGTAAGGGAGATAAAGGCTATCACGCCTATGATGACTGTAATTGCCACGGATAAAATAAGCTTTAAGCCTATATTGAGGGATTTAAACATTGTAAAGCCTTTCTTTAAAATCAAATGATTAATTTTAACAAAAAAAAAAAAATAAAACTTAAGAATAAAAATTTGGCATTGTTTTAAGATACAAAGCGTTTTATAAAATTCATTATAATCTAAGGAATTTTAAATTAAGGCGTTTTGATGATAGTGGATAAAAGCTATTTTATAGATGGGGTTGATGATGTGGAGCTTGGCATCAAAAGAGAATCTAAACTTGAATACCGCGTAAGTTATGATGATAGTAAGGACATTAAGGCTTTTGTGTTTTTAATCGGTGGATTTGGTGCAAATGCTAATATGAATTTTTTTGATTTTGAGCGTAAAAGCGTGGCAAAAGAACACCCCGTGTGCGTGGTGCAGCCGCTATATCATTGTTTTTGTGCGAGGATAGGCGTGGTAGAGCCTTATAACCCTGCCATAATACCAAATGCTAAAGATATAGAAAATTTGCAAAATATCTTACAAATTTGCAAGATTGACGCTAGGGTTGATGTGGAAAATTACACTAAGTTTTTTTCCTTGATAGATGAGCGTTTGCAAGAATTTAAAGAGGCTGGGGAGCTTGATGCGAATTTTATGGTGCATTTGGGTTGCGATTTTGTGCCTAAAAATGGAGATTATCAAAATTATGGCATTATGCCAGCTCTTGATATCATCAATGTCGCTAAAGATGCCTCATTAAAGCTTCCTCATTTTGCAAATTTGCCTAAAATTTATGTGGGAGGGAGTTACGGGGGCTATTTGGCTATGCTTTGTGCGAAAATCGCTCCTTTTTATGTCGATGGTGTTTTGGATAATAGTGGGGTCGTTTTGCCTTGGTTACCGCATATTCTAGGGCGTGAGACGGGGGTTCCTGAATTTATAATTAATGGAAAGCATTATGTGCTTGCTTGTTTTGTGAAGAAATTTTGGACAAAAGATGAAAATTCGCCCTATTATTTTTCCAACGCAAATTATTATGCAAGGACGATTTTAAATACTAAGCATCTTCAAACTCTCGCCGAAAAATCTAAAAAGACAATTTTCGTGCATTATCACTCAAATTTAGATGATGGCGCTCCAGTGGAGCAAAAGATGGAATTAAGCCAGACGCTTAAAAATTTAGGTTTTGATGATACGCTGCATTTGATAAAAGATGAAAACGATTTAGACGGACGCACGATAAAAAGCCTAGAACACGGACTTAGAATGAGCGATAAGGCTTTGTGTCGCAGAGAGCTTCCTAAAATTTTGGAAAAATTACAAGGAAGACAAACGCCTATGGCAGAAGATAGTGAAATAAGCTATGAGTGTGAGGACAAGCTCTTTACTTTTAAAGATACACGGGGGGGGGGGGGTATGCGCTTGACATTACAAATTTAAGCTAAAATGCGAAAAATTTTGAAAGGCAGATTTAATGAAAGCATTTTTACACATCGGCACGACAAATTCGGGTAATCAAGAAAAACAAGGCTTTTTAATGCAAAATGAAGCCTTGCTTTTAAAAAAAGGCTTTATCTACCCTAAAAGCTTACGCGTGGCAAATAGGCACTGGGCTTTGGTGGATATGGTTTTAGAGCTTGTGAAAAAGGAAAATTTGAGCCAAAATGTTTTAGAGGATTTGGAAAATGAAAGGCTTCTTAGGGCTTTAGAGAATTTTAAAGAAGAGATAAAAGAGCATAGGGACAAAACTTTCATCTTTTCAGCAGAGGGCATAGTGTGGGACTTCCCAACACGCCGCCATATCGAAATTTTAGAAAATATAATGCGAAATTTGGGCTTTGATGAGGTGAAAATCATTGTGTATTTTAGAAATACTTTGGATTATTTAAATTCACACTGCTCTCAAGATTATAAAAACAATATGGGCTTTTACTCGGGCGACTTTGCCCCCGATAAGCACCCAAGAAAGCATATATTTGACTACGCACAAATCGTAAAAGACCACGAAGCGGTGTGGGGGGAGGAAAATATCATCGTGAGGCTTTTAAGGCAAGACTATGTAGGGGGGACTATGCTTAAGGACTTTACATATCACTTAGGCATAGAGTGGGACGATGATTTCTCGCTGAAGCAACATAAAAATGAAAGCTTTAATTTGCTTGGCATAGAACTTCAATCAAGACTCAATAAAAAAGACATAGGCGGGAATTTCAACTCACTGCTTTACATCTCAAGGAAGCATTTTGAGGGTGTGAAAGAGGATAGGCTTAAATTTAGAGTGCAAAAGGACATCGCTAAGGCTTATGTGGATTATTACGCGCCCTCACTAGAGTGGGTAAGGGCGAAGTATTTTCCGCACAAAACATATCTTTTTGAGCCTGTTAATTGGGACGCGTATAAGGAAAATCCTCATTTAGAGCATATCACGCAAGAAGATTGGGATAAGGTGGTCGATTTTTTCACCGAGCTTTTGCAGTCTAAAAACGCGGTAATAGAATCTTTAAAAAAGCAAAGATAGGGGGGCAAAACGCCCCTTTGCTTGGGAGTGGCGACTTATCTTAAAAAGCAAGTTCTAGCATTTTTTTAATGCTAGTGAAATTTTCAAAATTTTCCGCATTGATAAATTCAGCCTTTAAAGGCTTACCATAATGCTTTTCAATCTCCGCCACCAAAGCCATAATGTCAATGCTATCAATCACATCATCGCTTACGAGGTTGTCCATATTTTCATCGATGTCTGTTCTTTCTATATTGATGAAAAACTGCTTAATTTGTTCCATTTTTACTCCTTTAATGCGGTATTATAAAATAAAATGATTAATTGATACAATTCACCCTATCTTGGTCGCTATCGCCTTTAAAAAAAGCAGCATTTTTCTTCTTGCTTGTAAGGGCGAAAAAAACGCAGACATTTTGCTTTAAAAAAGGCTCGTAATAAACAGGCAAAATTTCATCTTCATTTGCCAAAACAAAGCCCATTTTTAAAAAATACTCTTTTCTTGGCACGAAGCAAAGCAAACTTACAAATTCGCATTTTCTTTTTTGTAAAAGCTCCACAAAAGCAGCGCGTAAATCGCCCTTTAAATTCCCACAAAAATCCACTATCAGCATTACCCTAGCTTTTTCAATTTGTATCACTCTAGTAAAAAACACGGCTTTTAAGCTCTCATCTTTAAAAACGCCCAAGGCTTCGTATTTGTAAAAGGGGTGCTTTAAATAGCGGTTGGTAAAATAAGCCTTGCTTTTTTGCGGGGCAAAATGGCATTTAAGAGCGGAGCTTTTAAACTCTTTAAGACCAAGTTTTTTTAAGCTAAATTTGGATTTTTTAAGGGGTGGATTTTGCTTAAAAACGGCAAGTTTGAAGCTTTTTTTATACTCATTTTTGATATAAAAATGATAAAGTGCATCCACTTTGTCATAAAAAAGTTTGCAAAATTTAATGGAATCGCCAGAAAGTCCAGCCGTTGAGGTATTTTTTATTTTAAAAAATTCAAAAAGATAGCGGTAAAGTTTAAGTCCTAGCGAAGGGCAGGTTTTTTTAACACTCCAAATCGAAGTGAAAATCCACTTATCTTTTAAATTTACATCATACTGACTAAGAAGAGTAAAGCCTAAAATCCCATCAAATTCCCTCGTTTGCTCGTTGTAGGCTACTAGGATATTATAACGACAATTTTTGCGGTCAAGATATTGAAAATCAAGCACCTCGCGAGATAGCACAAAGATGTGATTTGCTCTCCATTCTTTAGCAATATAGTCTTGCAAAAGCCCCACCTCATCAATGCGGCAAAATCTTAACTGATGTTTCATCCCATACTCGCTTTTCCAAATTTAAAGGCATTGCAGTCAAAGCGGCTTAGAGTGAGAGGGTTTAGCCGTAAGTCCGCCGCGTCAATGTCCTTTTTATACTCTTCTAAGCTCACAAAGGCAAAATCTACCCCAAAGCTCTGCAAAATAGCCTTTGAATGATAGCTAAATTCTCCATAAGGATAGCAAAAAGTGCGAAGAGGGGGATTTAAAAAGCTTAAAATTTCAAAGGATTTTTTGACCTCGTTCGCTTCTTCCTTGGCGTTTAAATTTAAAAAATTAATGTGCGCGTGGGCGTGGCTGCCTATGAGCATTTTATTTTCAATCATTATTTTAAGCTCTTCGTGGTTAAGATAATAATCCTTATAAATTTGTGCCTCACTCAAGCCGCATTTTTTCACTAGTGCCGCGATAACTTCATCTTTGAGCTCTTCTTTGATGTGATAATTAAGCAAAAGTTTAAATTGCTTTACCGCCTCATCATCGTCAAGCAAATCGTAATAATCTGCAAATAAATACGCCTTTTCACCCTCAAAGGCTTCAGGGCCAGCAAGATTTAAGGCTAAGTCTAAGAGCTTCCCCCCCCCCCCGTATTTGCCGATGAGATAGTGGATTTTATGCACATTTAAAGCCCTTTTTTGCTCCAAAACTAAAGTCGGCATAAAGAAAATTCCCAAAGCCTTTCTTTTTAAAAGCTCAGGAAAAACGAGGCTAAAATGCTCTTTTAAGCCATCATCAAAGGTGAGTAAAATTTTATTTTTAAGCTCACTTATAAAATCAGGCTCTTTTTTAAGCCGACAAAAGTCCTCAAAACTTACAAGCCCGAAATTTTTCTCAAAAAAGTCTAATTGCTTTTTAAAATTCTCAAAAGAAAGATAGCGAAAAAAGGGCAAATCCTTTACATTCTTTCTTATATAATGATACATTATGATTTTCATTGTTTATTCTCCTAAAATAATATGCTCTACTTCTTTTTTAGCAGATTCTAGAATCTCTTTTGCTTCTTGCTGCAAGGCTTTTTTGCTCTTTCTTTAAACCCAGAAGTAATCCAAACATAAGAAGCAAGCTCTGTGGTCGCATAGCTAAAGGCTTGTTCTACTGCTCCACCAAATTCACGATCGGAAAGGTCTTGTTTCTTACACTCAACGACAATATAAGGAGCTTCGCATTTTTCATCACTAAATACGATAATATCAGCCTCTTTTGTAGAGCCTCCCATTTTCACAGAATCAAAAAGCTTGATACGCTCCACAGGATAGCCATATTGCAAAACTAGCTTTAAAAATGCTATGGTTTGGACCTGTTCTTCAGGATTAGTGTATTTGCGTCTTTTATCTTGGCAGTAATAAGTGATAAATTCTTTATTTTCATCAAAAGCGATGAGTTTTTTTGTAATCCCTTCGTTTAATAAATCTTGCTCAAAATTACTCATTTATATTTTTCACCTTTCACTGCTTTCTTCCACTTCTAGCTTTTTCAAACTGCATAAATTTCAGCTTACAAACGATAGGGATTTTTAAATTTTATCATTTAAAATTTTTCTATCTATCTTACCATTAGCATTAAGGGCGAATTTTTCCACCCTTACAAAGCTTGAGGCTATCATATAGCTTGGGAGTTTTTGCTTACAAAAAGCTTTTAAATTTAATTCCCCATCGCTTTCATAAAAGGCGATGATTTGCTCGTTTTTAAAAATGCAAGCGCTATTTTTAATCTTTTCGTGCGAATTTAGCACCGCTTCTATCTCGCCAAGCTCTATTCTATGCCCTTTGAATTTGATTTGATTATCCACGCGTCCATAGCATAAAAGCTCACCAAACTCATTATAAGCGACAATGTCCCCTGTTTTATAAAGTAAGTCTAAAAAATTATGATGCAAAGGGTTTTGGATAAAAGCCCCATTTGTCTTTTCTTTATCGTTGTAATATCCTAAAGAAAGGCTTGTCCCCCTTACAAAAAGTTCGCCTTTTTTTCCTACTTCATCAGGCTTTATTAAATTCTTATTTTCATCAAAAACTAAAAGCTCTGTATTTTCACACGCCTTTCCTATGGGTAAAAGCTCTTCGTCTTTAAAGGCTCTATCAACCTTATAAAAGCAGCAAACATCGGTAATTTCAGTTGGTCCGTAGAGGTTAGCAAAACTAGCATTTAAATTTTTTCTCCAGTAATTTAACTGCTTATTTGGCATAATTTCTCCGCAAAAAAGCACTTTTTTAAGCTTTTCAAGTTTGAAATTTTCTAAAGCCTGTGTATTGGCAAAATAAATCAAAACCGATGGCACCCAAAAGATAGTGTTGATGTGTTCTTTTTCGAGGTATTCTAGCACCTTAAGAGGAAAGGCAAAAAGCGAATTTGGCACTAAATGCACACTGCCACCTTCTTTAATGGTAGGGAAAATGTCTAAGATAGAATTGTCA includes:
- the clpP gene encoding ATP-dependent Clp endopeptidase proteolytic subunit ClpP, with protein sequence MYIPYVIEKTSRGERSYDIYSRLLKDRIVMLSGEINDEVASSIVAQLLFLEAEDPQKDIYLYINSPGGVITSGFSIYDTMNYIKPDICTICIGQAASMGAFLLSCGTKEKRFALPNSRIMIHQPLGGARGQATDIEIQAKEILRLKTILNEILAKNTGQKVAKISKDTERDFFMSALEAKEYGLIDKVLEKSFK
- the def gene encoding peptide deformylase yields the protein MVRKIITYPNKRLFLKSSLVEKFDKELHTLLDDMYDTMVASSGVGLAAIQVDVPLRVFIVNIIDENEEQKKEDLLEVINPIITPLDEEFVVCTEGCLSVPDFFEEVQRYRRILLKYQDRFGVAKELETEDFLAVAIQHENDHLDGHLFIEKLPFSKREKFNKEFKKQRKIKKTQ
- a CDS encoding YifB family Mg chelatase-like AAA ATPase produces the protein MKKFKCLSFSEELDLIDVESVFTRGLPSLSIVGLPNSAIKESIERIKATLLTCDFSFPAKKITINLSPSGIPKKGSHFDLAIALLILLQNEEKLEDFFVVGELGLDGSIKSTNELFSLLLFLSTKVEKARVIVPKSLALKACMIPNLEIYGLENLFEALEFFKTKNYEKFKLSATHPLFTQPIFIENELYIKNDEFELDFIDVKGQELAKKACIIAALGMHNMLFEGSAGSGKSMCAKRLVYIMPPQSLSEILMQNAYMSLNSKDCEFAKKRVFRHPHHTSTRASIFGGGTTNAKIGEVALANGGVLFFDEFPHFSKQVIESLREPLEDNEIHISRVNSKITYQTKFAFIAAQNPCPCGNLFSKHFTCVCTENEVKKYKARISTPILDRIDLYVAMDEIDKNDKSSLSSAQMSDLVLEAFSFSKKRGQKEFNGKLKDEDLKHFCILSKEAQDVLDMAISRFKLSQRSINKTLKVARSCADLKQSEVIEKSHILEALSFRIKDV
- a CDS encoding DNA recombination protein RmuC, whose product is MYEGAILALLLLLVLSFGIFYRIKKQNEILALKKECEIKQENLYKMLSKCEILEALLKEKEVQYKEFSTLQLKEKESLKQEYVKNLNALEQKLENNLQKQNLNYLNQNKIMLNEDIKKLLEEIFVPVKKSVREYSERLAHNETSLKNNITHLFEYSQNIKANADKLATILKGDKKIRGNFAELQLQNVLENSGLIKDEQYRLQVAFKKEEKSYIADAIVFLEPQKNIIIDAKFPLPNDFDFSDLNERVCKELAFNLKERIDELAKKPYAKYDTYTYDFVLLFIPYQNLLDLALSVDASLYQYAYKKKIYLTTPNTLFMALNTINISWKHIKSNENILKAFDELGKFHDKFVGVLEDFTKLQNASKSLNAQIENMQNKLFSGTGNLSTRVVKLKELGAKTQKSLEKWSEE
- a CDS encoding NAD(P)H-hydrate dehydratase encodes the protein MKAVVKESASLDLRAMNLGLDELVLMENAGIALANLIKKNTKKLRNKKVLFLLGGGNNAADGLVALRHLKKAKAYKMGFKENKMFAKQEQILKNYELSFLVKEPKIKHYGVIVDCIFGSGFRGALDEKTTNFLRKINKSKALKIACDVPSGLGSAFCFKADITLSMGAFKELLLEDFTKEFVGRLKLAKLGISHKLFSGEVKTYLLKKKDLRLIKRKISANKGDYGHIAIVGNGGAANLAGLAALNFGAGLVSLIGQKANSALLMEKEELNANFSVAALGMGLLNLELLKDKNLSKMPLILDANAFLDEAILPFLQREDVVLTPHPKEFTRLFKICFNEDLSVEKLQKNRFFYVEKFTQIYPCVLVLKGANTIIAQKDRRFVVNLGNANLAKGGSGDVLAGMIATLLGAKFSPLKAAKNAVLAHALVARKYKFNANSFDALKLIKGLKCL